From the genome of Candidatus Peregrinibacteria bacterium, one region includes:
- a CDS encoding radical SAM protein → MQCAIQFVYPEDTHAISLSGKACSLSCDHCNKHYIEQMPTLQDEIPKNTKSFLISGGLKPDGTSFLLDRKKELTALKASGKYHFNSHVGFVDEEELEEIAKIVDFVSFDFVSDPEVIRKVYHLNRSKEEYIRLYKLLESKIQVHPHVTIGLDAGKIHWEYEAIQILHDLGAKKLVLNVLIPTAGTKFANVSNPDLKEVRKVFQYARDIFSDGMLILGCMRPAGKYRMELDMIAIEEGVDRIVQPTIKSRKFAEKMGMDISYLYECCVMDPKKESRHTKERELVRE, encoded by the coding sequence ATGCAATGCGCTATTCAATTCGTCTATCCCGAAGATACCCACGCCATCAGTCTTTCTGGAAAAGCGTGTTCCCTCAGCTGTGATCACTGTAATAAACATTACATTGAGCAAATGCCGACTCTTCAGGACGAAATTCCGAAGAATACAAAAAGTTTTCTGATTAGTGGTGGACTCAAGCCAGATGGAACATCATTTCTCCTGGATCGGAAAAAAGAGCTCACCGCGTTAAAAGCATCGGGGAAATATCACTTTAATTCTCATGTCGGGTTTGTTGATGAAGAAGAACTCGAAGAAATTGCAAAAATTGTTGATTTTGTGAGTTTTGATTTCGTGTCTGATCCCGAAGTCATCAGAAAAGTATATCATTTGAATCGATCGAAAGAGGAATATATTCGTCTCTACAAATTGCTCGAATCAAAGATACAAGTTCATCCGCACGTGACTATTGGACTCGATGCTGGGAAGATTCATTGGGAATATGAAGCTATTCAAATTCTCCATGATCTTGGTGCAAAAAAACTCGTTCTCAATGTTCTCATTCCGACTGCAGGAACAAAATTTGCAAATGTATCGAATCCAGATCTCAAGGAAGTTCGAAAAGTTTTTCAATATGCACGGGACATATTTTCAGATGGAATGCTTATTCTCGGTTGCATGCGACCAGCTGGAAAATATCGAATGGAACTCGATATGATAGCGATCGAAGAAGGCGTTGATCGCATTGTACAGCCAACTATAAAATCGAGAAAATTTGCTGAAAAAATGGGAATGGATATTTCCTATTTGTACGAATGTTGTGTGATGGATCCGAAGAAGGAGTCGCGACATACGAAGGAGAGGGAGCTCGTGAGAGAGTAG
- the gcvH gene encoding glycine cleavage system protein GcvH, producing the protein MEAYKIPDGLYYTKEHEWVKIQGDTATCGITDYAQHLLTDVVFVELPAAKKEVKQFGPACVVESVKSVSDVYAPVGGTISKVNSELESAPELINNDPYEKGWIFQLSGVDVHETSNLMDAAAYKAFIEQNAH; encoded by the coding sequence ATGGAAGCATACAAAATCCCCGATGGTCTTTATTACACGAAAGAACACGAATGGGTAAAAATACAAGGCGATACTGCAACGTGTGGCATTACCGATTATGCTCAGCATCTCCTTACTGATGTTGTTTTTGTAGAACTTCCAGCTGCAAAAAAAGAGGTAAAACAATTTGGTCCAGCTTGCGTTGTGGAATCTGTAAAGTCAGTTTCGGATGTCTACGCTCCCGTCGGAGGAACCATTTCTAAAGTAAATTCAGAACTCGAATCTGCGCCAGAGCTCATAAATAACGATCCGTATGAAAAAGGGTGGATATTTCAGCTTTCAGGCGTCGATGTCCATGAGACTTCGAATTTGATGGATGCAGCAGCGTATAAGGCGTTTATAGAGCAGAATGCACATTAA
- the gcvPB gene encoding aminomethyl-transferring glycine dehydrogenase subunit GcvPB yields MQTIFEKSIKGRRACQLSEPIGTESELPNDLIRSELNLPEVSEVDIVRHYTKLSKRAFGVDDGFYPLGSCTMKYNPKINEDMASLPEITNFHPWQSDEDSQGSLEILYNLQEYLKKVTGFSGVTLQPAAGAHGELTGVMVMKAYHEDLGNVKRTKILIPDSAHGTNPATATMCGFETVQVPSDTHGGVDITKMKELLDDETAGMMLTIPNTLGLFDKNILEISKLLHDNGSLLYMDGANLNAILGMVKPAEMGVDVMHINLHKTFSTPHGGGGPGGGVLMSTKTLESFLPAPKIEKSGEKFHLNFDLPKSIGRIRAFYGNFGIDVRAYTYILRLGKEGTLRVGRNAVLNANYIRARLEEHYHLPYKVNCMHEVVFNDEKQEKYHVSTMDIAKKLLDYGFHAPTIYFPMIVHGALMIEPTETESKQTMDEFIDVMIHIAEEAKVNPTSIQKAPINTVVKRVDGVKAARNPVIVCNSCCS; encoded by the coding sequence ATGCAAACCATATTCGAAAAATCAATCAAAGGTCGAAGAGCATGTCAGCTTTCAGAACCAATAGGAACTGAATCTGAGCTTCCCAATGATCTCATTCGTTCAGAACTGAATCTTCCCGAAGTTTCGGAAGTCGATATTGTTCGCCATTATACAAAACTTTCAAAAAGAGCGTTTGGAGTGGATGATGGATTTTATCCGCTCGGTTCGTGCACGATGAAATATAATCCGAAAATTAATGAGGATATGGCGTCACTCCCGGAAATTACAAATTTCCATCCGTGGCAAAGTGATGAAGATTCTCAAGGAAGTCTTGAAATTCTCTATAATCTTCAAGAATATTTGAAAAAAGTGACAGGATTTTCGGGCGTAACTCTTCAGCCGGCTGCTGGTGCGCATGGCGAGCTCACAGGAGTGATGGTCATGAAGGCGTACCACGAAGACCTTGGAAATGTGAAGCGCACAAAAATACTTATTCCTGATTCTGCTCATGGAACGAATCCCGCAACGGCAACGATGTGTGGATTTGAAACGGTGCAAGTTCCTTCAGATACACATGGAGGAGTTGATATCACAAAAATGAAAGAACTCCTCGATGATGAGACAGCAGGAATGATGCTCACGATTCCAAATACACTTGGACTTTTCGACAAAAATATTCTCGAAATTTCGAAACTTCTTCATGACAATGGATCACTCCTCTACATGGATGGAGCTAATCTCAATGCTATTCTCGGAATGGTAAAACCAGCGGAAATGGGAGTCGATGTGATGCACATTAATCTTCATAAAACATTTTCCACTCCTCATGGTGGCGGAGGTCCGGGTGGAGGCGTTCTGATGTCGACTAAAACACTCGAATCATTTCTTCCTGCTCCAAAAATCGAGAAAAGTGGAGAAAAATTTCATTTGAATTTTGATCTGCCAAAATCAATTGGGCGGATTAGAGCATTTTATGGAAATTTTGGAATTGATGTTCGCGCATACACGTATATTCTCCGGCTTGGAAAAGAGGGAACGCTAAGAGTCGGAAGAAATGCAGTTCTCAATGCAAATTATATCCGAGCCAGACTTGAAGAACATTATCACCTTCCGTATAAAGTGAATTGTATGCATGAAGTGGTTTTCAACGATGAAAAACAGGAAAAATACCATGTCAGCACAATGGATATCGCAAAAAAACTTCTCGATTATGGATTTCATGCGCCAACAATCTACTTTCCGATGATCGTACACGGAGCACTTATGATTGAACCGACAGAAACAGAAAGTAAACAAACGATGGACGAATTTATCGATGTCATGATTCATATTGCTGAAGAGGCAAAAGTGAATCCAACTTCCATTCAAAAAGCGCCAATAAATACTGTTGTAAAAAGAGTGGACGGTGTGAAAGCGGCGAGAAATCCGGTGATTGTGTGTAATTCATGCTGCTCGTAG
- the gcvPA gene encoding aminomethyl-transferring glycine dehydrogenase subunit GcvPA produces MPYISHTKEDTDHMLDAIGISAIEDLFDAVPQHLLKKMEEFDLPKGLSEQETRKKMTQIARKNKNPELSFVGGGYYQHYLPSHVRHLAGRSEFYTAYTPYQPEISQGILQSIFEYQTMITRLTAMDATNASMYDGSSASGETCFMASNITGRKKILVLRSVHPEYREVMKTYCWAKGLKIEEVPFDMETGRVDFQKLKDSLTDEVAGVFVQSPNFFGTVEDIMAISELAHEKGALSIQMIAEGISLGLLKPPGEMGADIAVGDGQSFGLPISGGGPSFGFIATKEKYIRQLPGRIVGETEDSDGKKAYVLTLQAREQHIRREKASSNICSNQAWCALHAVIYLATLGKNLRKLAEINHQNALFLQRSLTKKNSWKRIFSAPFFNEFVVDVGNAKGVLSELRTRDIGGGIDLGKLYPELEGKLLVCATEIHSGEDVEKYVKGV; encoded by the coding sequence ATGCCTTACATCTCTCATACCAAAGAAGATACTGACCACATGCTTGATGCAATTGGCATTTCTGCCATTGAGGATCTTTTTGATGCTGTTCCTCAGCATCTTCTCAAAAAAATGGAAGAATTCGATCTTCCAAAAGGACTTTCTGAACAAGAAACTCGAAAAAAAATGACTCAGATTGCACGGAAAAATAAGAATCCTGAACTCTCTTTTGTGGGAGGAGGATATTATCAGCATTATCTTCCTTCTCATGTTCGTCATCTTGCGGGCAGGAGCGAATTTTACACCGCATATACTCCATATCAGCCAGAAATTAGTCAGGGGATTCTCCAGTCGATTTTTGAGTACCAAACGATGATTACTCGGCTTACAGCCATGGATGCAACAAATGCTTCCATGTATGATGGTTCTTCAGCTTCAGGAGAAACCTGCTTTATGGCATCGAACATTACTGGGCGAAAAAAGATTCTTGTTCTTCGAAGTGTGCATCCGGAATATCGAGAAGTCATGAAAACATATTGTTGGGCAAAGGGACTCAAAATAGAGGAAGTTCCATTCGATATGGAAACGGGAAGAGTTGATTTTCAAAAACTCAAAGATTCTCTCACAGATGAAGTTGCTGGTGTGTTTGTTCAAAGTCCAAATTTCTTCGGAACAGTGGAAGATATAATGGCAATTTCTGAATTGGCGCATGAAAAAGGAGCACTCTCAATTCAAATGATTGCAGAAGGAATTTCCCTGGGACTTTTAAAACCACCGGGAGAAATGGGAGCGGATATTGCCGTTGGAGATGGACAAAGTTTTGGGCTTCCTATTTCTGGAGGAGGACCGAGTTTTGGATTTATAGCGACAAAAGAGAAATATATTCGTCAACTTCCTGGACGTATTGTGGGAGAAACTGAAGATTCTGATGGAAAAAAAGCATACGTGCTTACTCTTCAGGCTCGAGAGCAACATATTCGTCGAGAGAAAGCGAGTTCAAATATTTGTTCGAATCAAGCATGGTGTGCACTTCATGCAGTAATTTATCTGGCGACTCTCGGAAAAAATTTGAGAAAACTCGCAGAAATCAATCATCAAAATGCGCTATTTCTGCAGCGCTCTCTAACAAAGAAAAACTCATGGAAACGAATATTCAGCGCTCCATTCTTCAATGAATTTGTGGTTGATGTCGGAAATGCGAAAGGAGTTCTCTCAGAGTTACGGACGAGAGATATAGGAGGAGGAATAGATTTAGGGAAACTCTATCCGGAACTTGAAGGAAAGCTTCTCGTGTGTGCTACGGAAATACATTCGGGAGAAGATGTGGAGAAATATGTCAAAGGTGTTTAA
- a CDS encoding four helix bundle protein, with translation MKAFTDLDAWKEGHVLVLMIYEITKRFPKEEIFGLVSQMRRASVSITSNIAEGFSRQSYRKKVQFYSIAQGSVTEIQNQLIISKDVQFVSEEKFREIFCKSIQVHKIITGLIRTSKQRVFPSRYS, from the coding sequence ATAAAGGCTTTTACCGATCTTGATGCTTGGAAAGAAGGACATGTGCTTGTACTTATGATTTATGAAATCACAAAAAGATTTCCTAAAGAAGAAATATTTGGATTAGTGAGTCAAATGAGAAGAGCGTCAGTATCAATTACCTCAAATATTGCAGAAGGGTTTAGTAGACAGTCATATAGAAAAAAAGTTCAATTTTATTCAATCGCACAAGGATCTGTTACCGAAATTCAGAATCAACTCATTATTTCAAAGGATGTACAATTTGTTTCAGAGGAAAAGTTTCGAGAAATATTTTGCAAGTCTATTCAGGTTCATAAAATAATCACAGGACTCATAAGAACTTCAAAGCAAAGAGTATTTCCTTCACGTTATTCCTAA